One Streptomyces sp. B21-105 genomic region harbors:
- a CDS encoding SRPBCC family protein, with protein MAVRHRLIKVSPQTVWAVLADGGRYAEWVVGTASSEPVRGQWPQVGSAIRYEVRLGPLRLTNETVVRHCEEASELELEAHAGVLGSARIAIGLRPWGEHCLVIVDEHPLQGASGRLHNVGFEGLIQLRHRAMLARLARVCEDQSRSARPSGLRGRGEAAHGVGGGHA; from the coding sequence GTGGCGGTACGGCATCGTCTGATCAAGGTGAGTCCCCAGACCGTGTGGGCCGTCCTCGCGGACGGCGGTCGCTACGCGGAGTGGGTGGTGGGCACGGCGTCCTCCGAACCGGTGCGGGGACAGTGGCCGCAGGTCGGCTCCGCGATCCGCTACGAGGTGCGCCTCGGCCCCCTGCGGCTCACCAACGAGACAGTCGTCCGGCATTGCGAGGAGGCCTCCGAACTGGAGCTGGAGGCGCACGCGGGCGTGCTGGGATCGGCACGCATCGCCATCGGGCTGCGCCCCTGGGGTGAGCACTGCCTGGTGATCGTGGACGAGCATCCGCTGCAGGGAGCGAGCGGGCGGCTCCACAACGTGGGTTTCGAAGGACTGATCCAGCTGCGGCACCGCGCGATGCTGGCCCGGCTCGCCCGGGTCTGCGAGGACCAGAGCCGGTCGGCACGGCCGTCGGGCTTGCGAGGGCGCGGGGAGGCAGCGCACGGCGTCGGCGGCGGTCATGCCTGA
- a CDS encoding MFS transporter, translating to MPSGLIAPALGGFGIGPTGFLIAGLLPPVASGFGVSEATAGRLISGYALSVAIGAIVLTAATARLPRKAVLVGLVALFVIGNLLSAVAPNCPVMMLGRIVAALCHGSFFGIGSLVARSLVAPERKSRAVAVMFAGLTLANVLGVPFGALVGERWGWRAAFWAVTAIGVLALAGIVALVPGWAGNAPPSHARNDPDPDPAPPSGLRAELRAFRSWQVWLTLTATALGCGGMFGAFTYLAYTVTEVGGFSSTDVARLLMVYGAGLVVGNLVGGRAADRDRDRALVLALLGLAVTLTAFGLLAGNAVATVILLFLMGAFGFASVPGLITRVTDHAHGAALAAGANVSASNIGNALGAWLGGMAISAGLGYTAPLYVGAGVVALSVVVMAVAAKRDEAPVRQTEHIT from the coding sequence ATGCCGAGTGGGCTGATAGCGCCGGCACTCGGCGGCTTCGGCATCGGGCCGACCGGGTTCCTGATCGCCGGGCTGCTTCCACCGGTGGCGTCCGGTTTCGGAGTGTCCGAAGCGACGGCTGGCCGGCTGATCTCCGGGTACGCGTTGAGCGTGGCGATCGGCGCGATCGTGCTGACCGCGGCCACGGCTCGGTTGCCCCGCAAAGCGGTCCTGGTCGGCCTGGTGGCCCTGTTCGTCATCGGCAACCTGCTGTCGGCCGTCGCGCCGAACTGTCCGGTGATGATGCTCGGACGGATCGTCGCGGCGTTGTGCCATGGCTCGTTCTTCGGCATCGGCTCGCTGGTCGCCCGCAGCCTGGTCGCGCCGGAGCGGAAGTCCCGCGCGGTGGCGGTCATGTTCGCGGGGCTGACGCTCGCGAACGTGCTGGGCGTGCCGTTCGGTGCGCTGGTCGGCGAACGCTGGGGCTGGCGGGCGGCGTTCTGGGCGGTCACCGCCATCGGCGTGCTGGCGCTGGCGGGCATCGTCGCCCTCGTCCCCGGCTGGGCGGGCAACGCACCGCCGTCGCACGCGAGGAACGACCCGGACCCGGACCCGGCGCCGCCCAGCGGCCTGCGAGCCGAACTCCGAGCGTTCCGGTCCTGGCAGGTCTGGCTGACACTGACGGCCACCGCGCTCGGCTGCGGCGGGATGTTCGGCGCGTTCACCTACCTCGCCTACACCGTCACCGAGGTCGGCGGTTTCTCCTCGACGGACGTCGCCCGGCTGCTGATGGTGTACGGCGCCGGCCTCGTCGTCGGGAACCTGGTCGGAGGCCGAGCGGCCGACCGGGACCGCGACCGCGCCCTGGTCCTCGCCCTTCTCGGACTCGCCGTCACCCTGACCGCGTTCGGCCTGCTGGCCGGCAACGCCGTCGCGACGGTGATCCTGCTGTTCCTGATGGGGGCCTTCGGTTTCGCGAGCGTGCCCGGCCTGATCACGAGGGTCACCGACCACGCCCACGGGGCCGCGCTGGCCGCAGGCGCCAACGTGTCGGCGTCCAACATCGGCAACGCCCTGGGCGCCTGGCTCGGGGGCATGGCCATCAGCGCGGGCCTCGGCTACACCGCGCCGCTCTACGTCGGCGCGGGCGTCGTCGCCCTGTCGGTGGTCGTCATGGCCGTCGCCGCGAAGCGGGACGAGGCGCCCGTGCGGCAGACCGAACACATCACGTGA
- a CDS encoding rhomboid family intramembrane serine protease translates to MGDEMSGVAHRSGTSPGSPEQTVAEARKAFFVMFGFLALVGLAQIVNFADDYATAREYGLVSGETGSLPHVLTAPFLHWSWAHIESNSGPLFVFGFLAAYRGVVRFLGLSLLVAVTSGLTVWFFEDGHVETVGASGLIFGYFGYVVVRGLFDRHLLDTLVGVVMAASFAYMLTVAVPGTPGVSWLAHLGGLVGGLAGAWLFRDRDRPRGRDRTRGRRTKTDDTADARHSAASPRAALHKELGDLGLL, encoded by the coding sequence ATGGGCGACGAGATGTCCGGCGTGGCGCATCGGTCCGGCACGTCGCCGGGCAGTCCGGAGCAGACGGTCGCGGAGGCGCGGAAGGCGTTCTTCGTGATGTTCGGGTTCCTGGCGTTGGTCGGGCTGGCGCAGATCGTCAACTTCGCGGACGACTACGCCACGGCGCGCGAGTACGGCCTGGTGTCCGGTGAGACGGGCAGCCTCCCGCACGTTCTCACCGCGCCGTTCCTGCACTGGAGTTGGGCCCACATCGAGAGCAACTCCGGCCCGCTGTTCGTGTTCGGCTTCCTCGCCGCCTACCGGGGTGTGGTGCGTTTCCTCGGGCTGAGTCTGCTGGTGGCGGTGACCAGCGGGCTCACGGTCTGGTTCTTCGAGGACGGACACGTCGAGACGGTCGGCGCCAGCGGCCTGATCTTCGGCTACTTCGGCTACGTCGTCGTCCGCGGCCTCTTCGACCGGCACCTGCTCGACACTCTCGTCGGCGTCGTGATGGCGGCCTCCTTCGCCTACATGCTCACCGTCGCGGTCCCCGGCACGCCCGGCGTGAGCTGGCTCGCGCACCTGGGCGGGCTGGTCGGCGGCCTGGCGGGCGCATGGCTGTTCCGCGACCGCGACCGCCCTCGTGGTCGTGACCGCACCCGGGGCCGCCGCACGAAAACCGACGACACGGCGGACGCCCGCCACAGCGCCGCGAGCCCACGCGCCGCCCTGCACAAGGAACTCGGCGACCTGGGCCTGCTCTGA
- a CDS encoding dihydrofolate reductase family protein, which translates to MTESKSKSPGRKVTANLALTLDGRYSGPGGPGDLGAIVRYATTEVARGHLTRMRQDATTAVLGRVNAEGFLGFWPMVAGDENADPRDRGYAKWLVDTEKVVLSTTLTEAPWAHARVVNAPAADVIAGLKATGEGDILVNSSASVIKALLSADLVDRLYLLICPEIVGGGRRLFEDGLPGSQWRLTHHETGELGETAVVYDRLR; encoded by the coding sequence ATGACCGAGTCCAAGTCCAAGTCCCCCGGACGCAAGGTGACGGCGAACCTCGCCCTCACCCTCGACGGGCGGTACAGCGGCCCCGGCGGGCCGGGCGATCTCGGCGCGATCGTCCGCTACGCAACGACCGAGGTCGCGCGGGGCCATCTCACGCGCATGCGGCAGGACGCCACGACGGCCGTACTCGGTCGAGTCAACGCCGAGGGATTCCTCGGGTTCTGGCCGATGGTCGCCGGGGACGAGAACGCCGACCCGCGGGACCGCGGATACGCGAAGTGGCTGGTCGACACGGAGAAGGTGGTCCTGTCGACGACGTTGACCGAAGCGCCGTGGGCCCACGCCCGCGTGGTGAACGCCCCGGCCGCCGACGTCATCGCCGGCCTCAAGGCCACCGGCGAGGGCGACATCCTCGTCAACAGCAGCGCGAGCGTGATCAAGGCGCTGCTCTCCGCGGACCTGGTCGACCGGCTGTACCTGCTGATCTGCCCCGAGATCGTCGGCGGCGGCCGGCGGCTGTTCGAGGACGGTCTGCCGGGCTCGCAGTGGCGGCTCACCCACCACGAGACCGGCGAACTGGGCGAGACGGCCGTGGTCTACGACCGGCTCCGCTGA
- a CDS encoding metalloregulator ArsR/SmtB family transcription factor, producing the protein MDALLTALADPARWRLVVLLAGRPRSVGVLAQLAEARQPQTTKHLQTLERAGVLTSRRTGQRRVYTLRSGPLRELAAELTRLADDADRVDGPHTTHTRYGAAVQTERGRAEESGWADGRSFGFHRSLAGRPELVWRHLTEPSLLARWWAPDDLRVSELVFEARPGGRIVQEYRDVEDADGCDPVAGRAEGVVDVAEPGERLAYRLSPLLPGGGLAFTAHVDLGLRATAAGTDLDARWRLSDSTVDSADFVAGIEIGFGQSLDKLADVVSSAQRAAEATHTEGKDAQS; encoded by the coding sequence ATGGACGCACTTCTCACCGCACTGGCCGATCCGGCCCGCTGGCGGCTCGTGGTTCTGCTGGCCGGGCGCCCCCGCTCGGTCGGCGTCCTCGCCCAGCTCGCCGAGGCGCGCCAGCCGCAGACGACCAAGCACCTGCAGACCCTGGAGCGCGCCGGCGTCCTCACCTCCCGGCGCACCGGCCAGCGCCGTGTCTACACGCTGCGGTCGGGCCCCCTGCGGGAGCTGGCGGCCGAACTGACCCGGCTCGCCGACGACGCGGACCGGGTCGACGGCCCGCATACGACGCACACCCGCTACGGCGCCGCAGTGCAGACAGAGAGGGGCCGCGCGGAGGAGTCGGGATGGGCCGACGGCCGATCGTTCGGCTTCCACCGGTCACTGGCCGGCCGCCCGGAGCTGGTCTGGCGTCACCTCACCGAGCCGTCCCTGCTCGCCCGGTGGTGGGCGCCGGACGACCTGCGCGTCTCCGAGCTGGTCTTCGAGGCGCGGCCGGGCGGCCGGATCGTCCAGGAGTACCGCGACGTCGAGGACGCGGACGGCTGCGACCCGGTTGCCGGACGCGCCGAGGGAGTCGTCGACGTGGCGGAGCCGGGCGAGCGTCTCGCCTACCGGTTGTCGCCGCTGCTTCCGGGCGGCGGCCTCGCCTTCACCGCTCACGTCGATCTCGGCCTGCGGGCCACCGCCGCCGGCACGGACCTCGACGCCCGCTGGCGCCTCAGCGACAGCACCGTCGACTCCGCGGACTTCGTCGCCGGCATCGAGATCGGCTTCGGCCAGAGCCTCGACAAGCTCGCCGACGTCGTCAGCAGCGCTCAGCGCGCCGCCGAGGCGACGCACACCGAAGGAAAGGACGCACAGTCATGA
- a CDS encoding phytoene desaturase family protein, which produces MPDAVVIGAGPNGLVAANLLADEGWSVEVLEEQPGPGGAVRHDREVDPEFVNDLCSSFYPLAAASPVLRRLRLGDHGLRWSHAPRVLAHPLTDGSCAVLARDLDATADSLDAFHPGDGDAWRRLHDTWNRLAPDILDALFTPFPPLRATARLAARLRGAGGLRMARTLILPVRRLGSEEFGGEGGRLLLAGNALHADLAPEAAGSGGFGWLMSMLGQSHGFPVPVGGAGALTDALVRRLRSRGGVLRCGQRVRRVIVREGRAVGVRTAEGETVDARRAVLADVSASALYGELVEAEHLPSQVLDDLRRFAWDFATFKVDWACDGPVPWRAAPAAQAGTVHLADGVDELTRFAAQIAMGQVPDRPFALFGQMTTADASRSPRGTEAAWAYTHLPQVVTSDAGDEGLTGAWSPREQEIMADRIERQVERFAPGFRSLIRARRILAPPTLQALDSNLYGGAINGGTAAMHQQLVFRPVPGTGRPETPVKGLYLASASAHPGGGVHGAPGSNAARAALHRQRLSGLTRAQRVLTRRDRTGRKPPHTP; this is translated from the coding sequence ATGCCTGATGCGGTGGTGATCGGCGCCGGACCCAACGGGCTGGTGGCGGCCAACCTGCTCGCCGACGAGGGCTGGAGCGTGGAGGTCCTGGAGGAGCAGCCGGGGCCCGGGGGCGCGGTACGCCACGACCGGGAGGTCGACCCGGAGTTCGTCAACGACCTCTGCAGCTCGTTCTATCCGCTCGCCGCCGCGTCGCCCGTGCTGCGGCGGCTGCGTCTCGGCGATCACGGGCTGCGCTGGAGCCACGCACCCCGCGTGCTGGCCCATCCCCTCACAGACGGCAGCTGCGCGGTGCTCGCCCGGGACCTCGACGCCACCGCCGACTCCCTCGACGCCTTCCACCCCGGCGACGGCGACGCGTGGCGGCGCCTGCACGACACATGGAACCGGCTCGCCCCGGACATCCTGGACGCCCTGTTCACCCCGTTCCCGCCGCTGCGCGCCACCGCCCGGCTCGCCGCGAGGCTCAGGGGGGCCGGCGGCCTGCGCATGGCCCGGACGCTGATCCTGCCCGTGCGCCGTCTGGGGAGTGAGGAGTTCGGGGGTGAGGGCGGCAGACTGCTGCTGGCCGGGAACGCGCTGCACGCCGACCTGGCTCCGGAGGCCGCGGGCAGCGGGGGCTTCGGCTGGCTGATGTCCATGCTCGGGCAGAGCCACGGCTTTCCGGTGCCGGTCGGCGGCGCGGGGGCGCTGACCGACGCCCTCGTGCGCCGGCTGCGGTCGCGTGGCGGCGTCCTGCGCTGCGGGCAGCGCGTGCGCCGCGTGATCGTGCGGGAGGGGCGGGCCGTCGGCGTGCGCACGGCCGAGGGAGAGACGGTGGATGCGCGGCGCGCCGTCCTCGCGGACGTGTCGGCGTCGGCGCTGTACGGCGAGCTCGTCGAGGCCGAGCACCTGCCGTCCCAGGTGCTCGACGACCTCAGGCGCTTCGCCTGGGATTTCGCGACCTTCAAGGTGGACTGGGCGTGCGACGGTCCCGTGCCCTGGCGGGCCGCGCCGGCCGCGCAGGCCGGCACGGTCCATCTGGCGGACGGCGTGGACGAACTCACCCGTTTCGCGGCCCAGATCGCCATGGGCCAGGTGCCCGACCGGCCGTTCGCCCTGTTCGGCCAGATGACCACGGCGGACGCCTCACGCTCGCCCCGGGGGACCGAGGCCGCCTGGGCGTACACCCATCTTCCGCAGGTCGTCACGTCGGACGCGGGCGACGAGGGGCTGACGGGTGCCTGGAGTCCCCGGGAGCAGGAGATCATGGCCGACCGGATCGAACGCCAGGTCGAACGGTTCGCTCCCGGGTTCCGCTCCCTCATCCGGGCCCGCCGCATCCTGGCCCCGCCCACGCTCCAGGCGCTGGACAGCAACCTGTACGGGGGGGCGATCAACGGCGGCACCGCGGCCATGCACCAGCAGCTCGTCTTCCGTCCCGTGCCCGGAACCGGCCGCCCGGAGACGCCTGTCAAGGGGCTCTATCTCGCCTCGGCCTCCGCGCACCCGGGCGGAGGCGTCCACGGCGCCCCGGGATCCAACGCCGCCCGCGCCGCACTGCACCGGCAGCGGCTCTCGGGACTCACCCGCGCACAGCGCGTCCTCACCCGCCGGGACCGCACCGGACGGAAGCCACCGCACACACCGTGA